One Cardiocondyla obscurior isolate alpha-2009 linkage group LG09, Cobs3.1, whole genome shotgun sequence genomic window, GGAGCGAAACCCGCGTGTCTACGTCACCGCGTTCACCAGATCAGCACGGAAGGATCGCGCGGATGTCTCACAGCATTTGCCTGCCATGGGCGTTCCTCGTGGATGACCGCATAGACCGATAAAAAGCGTGACTGAAGTTGTTTACTGCATTATTAAGGCGCTGACCATAACCTAAGTCCACCAGTCGTCGAATCGACGCCAAGTCCTAGCCAGGCACGCGCGCTGTGACGCGCCGGCCTAACCTAACTTGACGCATTCAATCATTCAGGAGATGCCGTCTGACGACTCTGACGCGTTCGCCCTCGCGTCGCAGCCGTCGCAGGTCGCGGTATTCGTGCTCGCGGGGTATTCGTGCGTACGAGAGTGCAATGGAACGCGAGGCGGAACACACGAGTAAAGACGCGCGTTTGGTTCTCCGCTGAGGAGCACCGGGTGGAGGGTTGGTGCACCAGGATCTCGTCCGATGAGGCTCGCCGTCGCGACATGATAACCGTTTCGACTTCGACGGACCCGGCTTTCTCAATCGTATGCCGCAGTCGACGGTAATCGCGAACGAGCTCCGAAGAATAATGCCGAGTATCAGAAATCATCTGGGCGGCCGGGCGTTGAGTTGCCTGCGCAAGTACCGGCTGATCTTCGTTTTCAGCATATTCGTGCTCTGTGCCCAGGTCTACCTGCATATTTTGTTTTCCGATGACGAGAACAAGTCCATCCGGTTGTCGTCTGGAGAGGTGAGCTATCCGAACGTCGGTATAAACTATTGCCAATTTATTACTCATTGGCGCTTTTCGCTAATTTATAGGGCGGTTTTTCCCAACCGGAGGAAGATGAGAACCTGCCGAGGGGCTTACGTCAACTGAAACTTCCGCCTGACAAACAGGCTAACTTGAACAAGCAAGCTCAGCTGCAGTTTCAGCTTAGAAATCGTACCTCCAAGATTAAGCTAGATCGAAAATCATTGAATTTCACCCCTACGTGCGACGTTATGGTCCGGGAAGCGGTGAGCGCCATAACTCGTGCTCAGAATCAAGGATGCAAGCAACGCATTGTCAATGTGACGTGCCTTAGCCAGCAGGGTTTGTTGTACCCGGAAAGAGTACAATCTTTGTGTCCTCATTCTCCAGGTTTTACAGGCAAGCCGATCAACTTAGGCTGTTTCAAAGATGACAAAACATTGAGAGCACTTTCTGGTTATTATCACGTTTTCAAAGGGAACAATACACCTGAACGTTGCGCTTATATGTGTCTTCAGTCGGGATTTCCGTACGCTGGGACAGAGTACTCGTTAGTATCGCGTgttatttgacattttatttcagacactctacacatttttttttttcttttaatatcgaaAACATGTAATTTTAGAATGGAATGCTTTTGCGGAATGGAAGAGCCGTTGCAGACAAAACGGTTACCAGATTCCAGCTGTAACATGAAATGTTCTGGTAATCCAAAAAAGACGTGTGGTGGTTATTTAACTATCAATATATATTGGACCGGAATTCAAAGTATGTAAGTGCAAGTAAATATGCAGATATTTGTGACattgttgaaaaatttcttttatttcgatagAATTTAAGGCTCAAGAAGCAAGAAACTCAAGTTTAAAAAGTGAGCCTGAGCAGCCAGTGCAAATAGCTTATCTGTTAACAGTAAACGGCAGAGCGAGTCGGCAAGTGAAACGACTTATCAGTATTTTGTATCATCCctcgcatttattttatattcacgtCGACGCGGTAAGtgcagcaataaaaaaaaacaaatttttttaataactcgtttgaataaaataaaaacccgggtaaaattatattacagacacgcaaatttcttaattagaatttattttatatatattttcgtttcAATAAGTTGTATATTTTCAGAGGCAAGATTATTTATACCGTGAAATGTTGGAGCTGGAAAAAtcgtgtaaattaaataatatcaaagtGGCGAGAGGAGAAGGTTTGAGACTCGCGAGTATTTGGGGTGGCGCGAGCCTCTTGACGACATTTTTAAAGTCCGCGCAACAAATGCTCGCCTATCATCAACATTGGGATTTTCTGGTAAATTTATCGGAATCCGATTTTCCTTTGAAAAGTAATAATCAACTGACTGAGTTTCTAAGTTGGAACAAGGGTATGAATTTTGCGAAATCGCACGGAAGGGAGGTTCAGCGTTTTATATCCAAACAGGGTTTAGATAAAACTTTCGTTGAATGTGAAGCACGCATGTGGCGAATTGGCGATCGAAAATTACCAGACGGTATGTCGAAaccgtatatatttttatatgcaattttttagtttttttttaatacatgttaaatatttttatttagtgtATACTTTCGAATCAATTAAATCTATCGCTTTCGAATAGCATAAGTTTAGCTACAACATATAcaacgttattataattttgtcttTATTACATTTAGGTATTCAAATCGATGGTGGGAGCGACTGGTTCGCTTTGAGCCGAGATTTCGTTGAGTATGTGGCTGATCCAAATCCTGATCAACTAGTAGccaatttattaaagttattcaAATATACGTTGTTGCCAGCCGAGTCGTTCTTTCATACAGTTTTGAGAAATTCACGATTCTGCAATACTTACATCGATAATAACTTGCACATGACTAATTGGAAAAGGAAATTGGGCTGCAAGTGCCAGTACAAGGCCGTGGTGGATTGGTGCGGATGTAGTCCGAATGATTTTAAACTCGAAGATTTTAATCGGCTACGAAACACGGTGGATCGCAATATATTCTTTGCCCGTAAATTCGAACCTGTCATCGATCATAGAATCATTGATCGTGTAGAAGAATGGTTGTATCCCGAGCGAATGAACAAAAGTGCTAAATCGAAGGGTCTCGACATGTACTGGCAAAGTTTGTATCATCAAGCGGATCTGAGTCCATTACCAGATGACGGGCTGCTTACGCTTTCATATTCCTTGGCGAGATTAGTTTACCGCAAGTTGAATATGGATCACAAGAATGTTCGTCTGTTGGAGAATACTGCATACTTTCACGAAAATCGTTTCGTTGGTATACTTATTTTAGCGGAGAGCAAGAAAGAATTCTCCGACATATCCGTACCGTCCAACGGTCGAGCGAGACGTGTGGAGGCTTTAATCTCTTTACGGCATAATTTCTCCACTAGTAAATTGTGGTCAGGCAAAATACGAAGTCTCTCCGTTAGCACGGACTACGATCAAAAGGAGCAGACGTTTAGAAACTTGATAGGTAGCATGGGACCGTACTCGGCGCCGGTCTTGGCATACGAGTTCGACGCAGGTATTACAATGCCGCAGAATATATCGGTCCTATGGATCGATCCTTTTGGTCGCCTCGCGGACGTAAATTATCTGTTACTCGAAGAGATGACGTTGGTAATTATCATACTcggcgttatttttttttctttttctttttttttaagcttgagcttttttatttctttatttcataGTCAGATCtcaataatattgtataactCAACGAACGTCTTTTTAGGTTGGACACGTTAAACCACAGCTAAACGAACAATTAGCTATTGGTACTTGGCGACTACTATTAATCACCGACGCTCAACTGATGGCAAAGTTAAGATTCCTGGTAATTCCGCTGTCCTACTGGAAGGCAAAAAAGATAGAGTTAGACAAGGCGAAGGAAATAATAGACGGTCCGAGCATCGTTTACCATATCACAGAAGAAATGAATAAAAGCTGGTCGAAGATAGTGAAAGCCGCAATAGCGAACGAGCCAATTAAATATAGTCAGAATAAAATCGGTGAGAATCTCGACGATTGGTTGGACAGATTAGTATACGAGCACTACGGGATTAGCGGGATATGCGACGCCGATGACGAGACGCGGTTCGAATCGACGTTACAAAAGTGTCTCGACACAATTTGGAGCTCTTTGAGCCCCGATTCAAAGGCTGATACTCGTAACTTATGTCAAAACTactgattaattattttaccgaCTACGTGCCATTTTCGCCATTTTGAAACTTATTATACGCGCATAAAGATTACAAGACAtctttagatatttttatatcgattaaactgtaaatatatatacttcaTATTTATAAGCAAACAGTacctatatatataaatttatgtatacataaatttttggTATATGTGATGTGATTAATATTTCCATCGGATATTTTCACATtaaagattaagaaattacTTGACAAAACGGGatatcgttttatttaataataaaaaaaaaaaataaataaatattaagagtACAGGCTTCACCCTCGATTTGATAAATTTCTACTTATTCAACGCAGTTTTgttcaaatttaatgaatCTGATATATTGAAGCGTCGGATTTGCCTGTAAACAGAGATATTTCGCGTTAACGTTACCGTATTTAGAGGTTAGGCAATCTGTTGTTTTATCGTTTGCTATACCAATGAAGGTTGTGCAGCACTCTTTTGTGCTGTCTACAGTAACGCAGAAGGTATATAGAAGTGAGCAGAAGGGTGTTGGAGTCGTTAGAGACCCCCGCTTGAGAGGACAAACCAAAGTCTGTGGTTTTGCACTTTTTTGATGACAGACCATGAAGAACCATTTCTAGCATCGCTAGTCCGATGAATATATATTAGGGACTGGCAGCAAAACCTAAGTGGCACAAACCCAGTGCCACATCTGAAGCTGGAGccagtggtcgcagattttagacgggcgacatacgcacactaggcacaatgccgtgtccgtgtgtgcccgtagcgcctgctaatgcctcggacgcagagagcccaactcggaatcgcggcttgcTCGCgacagatacagaggctcgtccgtgtgaagccagcgtttcggctgccgtcggatagaagaacaggccagacctatacactgtctgtcctgttctttcgtggcgtcgccggcacatatcgcagatccgcttctcggtaacatcgcggagtcttaaataattttaaatagtacgaaatccgagtcaccgaattgtgtattgtacgacattttcaagatataatgtaatataaatttttaatgtacaatgcagcaaaaattttccgtcccacttaaacagactgcggactgtcggttgtatatacttttcatattttctgcaagtacaaccggtgtggttaaaaatttttgatgcattctacacatcactcatacctagtttaaattattataaaacaaggaaaaattgttcgaataggactttaaaactactaaaatacgcgtcgcacaatccggcgtaacgcgaatctcaagcagcagatgccaatttcccgaattgcgtgcagtagcgcacgcactatcagtcacggctaacgaaacagaaaacgacactccgcgagggaccgacgaatactccgggctgtacaacgatcaattaaaaaataaattgaaaacgcgaattataacccgagagcgcgaaacaatattccgatcacgagaaaagcgaccttgttttataataacttaaacacaacaccccgtataatatacaaaaacgcaaaactgtacactcacactcatactcatactcatactcatactcacactcactcacataatattcaccgcgcattttattacaatatcactcatacttagtttaaattattataaaacaaggaaaaattgttcgaataggacttataaaactactaaaatacgcgtcgcacaatccggcgtaacgcgaatctcaagcagcagatgccaatttcccgaattgcgtgcagtagcgcacgcactatcagtcacggctaacgaaacagaaaacgacactccgcgagggaccgacgaatactccgggctgtacaacgatcaattaaaaataaattgaaaacgcgaattataacccgagagcgcgaaacaatattccgatcacgagaaaagcgaccttgttttataataacttaaacacaacaccccgtataatatacaaaaacgcaaaactgtacgctcacactcacactcgctcacataatattcaccgcgcacttcataacactatgactcatattcaccgcgcattttattacaatatcactcatacttagtttaaattattataaaacaaggaaaaattgttcgaataggacttataaaactactaaaatacgcgtcgcacaatccggcgtaacgcgaatctcaagcagcagatgccaatttcccgaattgcgtgcagtagcgcacgcactatcagtcacggctaacgaaacaaaaaacgacactccgcgagggaccgacgaatactccgggcagtacaacgatcaattaaaaaataaattgaaaacgcgaattataacccgagagcgcgaaacaatattccgatcacgagaaaagcgaccttgttttataataacttaaacacaacaccccgtataatatacaaaaacgcaaaactgtacgctcacactcacactcacactcactcacataatactTCATCGCGCATTAGATCGctcgcaggatagtccacgacgcttccgttaaatcctcgatcttgacaaaagaaatatgatgtatcttgatgtatcttgatgtatcttgatgtatcgtcgatgaaacttttatttaattattactcctCAAGGCGCTGACTCATCGAAGTGACCGTGAACTTAAACTTGAACTCCGGTAGAGAACAGTTATCCCCCCTTTACACATCCGTTCCCGACTACATTTAGGCGCGAAATGAGGGTAGCGCGGTCGTGATAACGGTACTTATGTTGGGGGGGTAATTAATTGGCGCACTAGGGAAAAAACGTTCCCACCTATCAGGTGATAAGAGAAGGGTTGTAATTGGTCGGCATGGGGATGATACCGCGAGTGTCCAATgagtgtgaaaaattttgtattgcgacccgtttatttttaccgttatgCGCACTTTTTTGGCGCCGTTCATTCCGCTGACaacaaactttttgaaaaatagcggatgcaaagcgtgcgcatggtttgttttaatattcaaaaaagaaaataatttaaccggctatggacaattttttcccgcgaagcatactcgtaaaggcaattatttagacatttgtcggtataagaaaaagagagttcgcagttttacaataagttaatccgtagaaagcgagagtgataacgtgcaaaaaagccactcaattatttcgacgattattgtgaataaaaattagacatgTCGCTTCTCATCCGCGATATCGTAAAGTCAAATAGAGCTTTAGTGACCAGCacgcgcgagtgattttcagatacgcggtgtaaaacgaaccccgctaattaaattatatgtagaaatttaatccgctcattaacaataaacgatCCGATCGATAGCGTTCGTTTTAATCTAGAAACGTGAGATTGAGTTATCTCATAATAGCTACGCGCATTAAAGCGCGTTTCACCGATGCACATATCGgcaaaaatcttaaataaatttatacttgttCGCGAtcaaaatctttctctctacgcgccgaaatctctaatGGTCAGTTTAGCCGCGGAGCCTCAGCGTGCGGGTGTGttgttaatcgctccgcaattacgcgtattttcgaccgctgATTGAAAGTCTCGTAtgcgaataagtgtcgacgtcgacgaCTCGGGAACGAACAATCATTTTAAGCACTCGTGTGCCATTCCACTTGTCGCTCTGTGGTTCTTTCGTGCCTCGAAAAAGTGTTTCGGGAAGACAAGGTTATGTCACCGGCAAagcgcacggagcgtccgacgtgagTTGCGCCGCGTGATAGGCGTCATCGACTCTCTTTACTCGTCATTTACGTCAGCGAAATTCAGAGGATTCTGACAATCACCGTTAACAGAGCGTGAGATCCGCACCGGCGACGTCGCGAAGAagtaggacagacagtgtatagttctggccttttcttctatccgacggcagccgaaacgctggcttcacacggacgagtctctatatctgtacgcgtggaagccgcgattccgagttcgactctctgcgtccgaggcagacgctacgggcacacacggacacggcattgtgcctagtgtgcgtatgttgcccgtctaaaatctgcgaccGCTGGCTGGAGCCAGAGAGctcaactcggaatcgcgacttccacgcgtacagatacagaggctcgtccgtatgaagccagcgcttcggcgctctgtatctgtacgcgtggcagccgcgattccgagttgggctctttGGTTGGAGCGTTGTGCCTTATTCTGTTCGCACCGTGATGTCGAGCTTCACctgattaatataaaaaatagttctctTGCTAGTTCTCTCCTGCGACGTCTCCTCCTCGGTTGTTAAACAACCCTGTTGatgtttcaatattttctaccttttttttttttttttggaagatTTTTGGGTTTTTACACGTGAAACAAACACATagcagatttattttaaaaagctttATGTAAAAGacacaccaattttttaaaaatctgttctGGAATAGGTGCGCTTACCCTAAAAGTTTTATGCTTTATCgtctcttttatatatatatatctattttttttttttttcttttttgtaaaattgttaaGCGAGTAATATCTGAACATTCTTTCGAGTCACCGCTTAGCCCGAGATTTGGACTTCAAGATTGGTCTTTCTTTTCGTCATGTGCGACGAGGCGGGCGGCATGTTTGAGATCGAAGGAATCGTGCtaagaaattacttttaagataagaatttttttttgtctatttCGCCATGATAGCAAGGGCAAACGTTGATGACTCGTCTTATTTCTAACTCtgttctctttattttttaataacatcaATATCACTAAACAAAGAGCGGTCACCGGGACTAACGGTTGCTTAGCGAAATGAGACGAGTCATCGACCGGCAAGTATACTGActttttgccatttttttcCAGCTATATCAACTTGTTCGTACAAATTGTTAATctagcaataaatattttaaatcgctTAGAACTTAGACGTTAGTCCATGTGCCATATGTATACAGTATAAATTATGAGTACAATAGCgcgttgtattattttattcacatttctttatatattacgtttctttttttgcttagcctttttacaaattcgtttctttcaatttaCTGTAGCAGTCGCAACGGATGGTTGTGTTTTTTGATGTGTTGTCTGCAGTAAATTGTCACAGCAAGAATCCTTTGTCGTAGTAGGTTGCATCTTCCTCAACCTTTGACACGTCATTGGTTGTTGCAGGGTTGCCGTTTCAAAAGAGTCCGtctcgttttctatttttacattcTGGTGCCGAGCATTACACTGACAGGAACTCGTATGATGGTGATGCAATTGCGCGTAACAATCACTACACACTCTTACAGGATTGTAAAGCTGTTCGCTAGGCAAAGGAGTAGAGTTTTCGGAACAATCAGCGCAAAAAATTTTGCCACAGCATCTATGAATAATATACAAAGTTCAAAattacagttaaaaaaaagaaaaatgtatcaaagaaaaatataattatactttttttttttatataatactaaTTATGCTCAACAGTATTCTATAATGtagtcttgaaaaaaattttatgataatgCGTACCTGCAATGATGCTTCCGTCTGCCGAGCCAAAACTCTGTGTTACATCCCATGCATCGAGTTACAGCGTGATCAGGTACCCATAAAGTAGGTGCTGGACCTAATTCTTCTACAGCTTCCCAGGACATGTCCGATGGTAATGATTCTCCATGTTCACCAGCACTACCCACTGAATCAGGTAATGAGCCCTGCaagaaattgaatatttttttttattacaataatgcttatacgtataaaaataaaatacgccgAAGAACATTACTTACGATGTCATCAATACGATCGATATCTGTATTGTGATTGCAAACTTGCTTGATTAGTGCCAATCTTGTTGTATGTAACTCTTTTCTCAAAGCTTCTTCTTTGAGctgaaagaatttaattaaaagttaaataattatgacaaAAAAAAGCTGTTAAACGACactgaaaaagagaattattttttctacatataatacgaattattttatgtatgaGTGCGTGGAAATGTACGGATTTGAGTGAATGTTAAGTGATAATATAAACCAAGTCCCCTTTCTCGGCTTTTGTCAGctgaagaaataaataatgtaaatgtaataatacgAATTTTACTACAagtgtttaaaatattagaaacTGTTACTTTTAGTACCTTATGCTCTACGATAATTTGTTGCACCCGCATTTGAACGTCGCAACATATGACCGGAAGACCGTCAACATCGTCCAGCCAATCAGGATTATCCAACACAATGTCTTGATGAACCGGAGAAGCTGGACATATACTGCTCGGAATTCCTGATATTAATGGAGCGTTAGTATCACTCACGTCACTACCCTCGTGATTACACAAAGAAGAAACATTTTGTGCAACGGTAGTGCCAGTTTCAATCCACGGTGAAACAAGATCGCGTGACAAACTCGTTTCTAGCCtgta contains:
- the Oxt gene encoding xylosyltransferase oxt; this translates as MPQSTVIANELRRIMPSIRNHLGGRALSCLRKYRLIFVFSIFVLCAQVYLHILFSDDENKSIRLSSGEGGFSQPEEDENLPRGLRQLKLPPDKQANLNKQAQLQFQLRNRTSKIKLDRKSLNFTPTCDVMVREAVSAITRAQNQGCKQRIVNVTCLSQQGLLYPERVQSLCPHSPGFTGKPINLGCFKDDKTLRALSGYYHVFKGNNTPERCAYMCLQSGFPYAGTEYSMECFCGMEEPLQTKRLPDSSCNMKCSGNPKKTCGGYLTINIYWTGIQKFKAQEARNSSLKSEPEQPVQIAYLLTVNGRASRQVKRLISILYHPSHLFYIHVDARQDYLYREMLELEKSCKLNNIKVARGEGLRLASIWGGASLLTTFLKSAQQMLAYHQHWDFLVNLSESDFPLKSNNQLTEFLSWNKGMNFAKSHGREVQRFISKQGLDKTFVECEARMWRIGDRKLPDGIQIDGGSDWFALSRDFVEYVADPNPDQLVANLLKLFKYTLLPAESFFHTVLRNSRFCNTYIDNNLHMTNWKRKLGCKCQYKAVVDWCGCSPNDFKLEDFNRLRNTVDRNIFFARKFEPVIDHRIIDRVEEWLYPERMNKSAKSKGLDMYWQSLYHQADLSPLPDDGLLTLSYSLARLVYRKLNMDHKNVRLLENTAYFHENRFVGILILAESKKEFSDISVPSNGRARRVEALISLRHNFSTSKLWSGKIRSLSVSTDYDQKEQTFRNLIGSMGPYSAPVLAYEFDAGITMPQNISVLWIDPFGRLADVNYLLLEEMTLVGHVKPQLNEQLAIGTWRLLLITDAQLMAKLRFLVIPLSYWKAKKIELDKAKEIIDGPSIVYHITEEMNKSWSKIVKAAIANEPIKYSQNKIGENLDDWLDRLVYEHYGISGICDADDETRFESTLQKCLDTIWSSLSPDSKADTRNLCQNY